TAGAAAAATAAGCGTATTACAAAGCGCATGCATATTACCAGGACTTTTCTCTAAAATCATTTCTGTTAACTTAAGCGCTTGATCTACATTACCTGATTGAAAATGTGCAATCGCTAAATTATTATGGCCCGACCAAAATTCTGGATATTCTTTCGTAACAACTTCTAGTGTAGCAATCGCCTCTTCTAATTGTCCGTTACGAATGTAGCGGTTCGCTTCTTCCTGCATAACAATTAGCTCATCTTCATCCTCAATCTCTTCCTCACCCATTGTTTCTTCTTCCATAATCTCAAGCAATTCTAATGTATCTTCTACGAATTCTTTCTCTTTCGCAACTTCTAAATATCGCTCTGCATACTTCTTCGCCTGTTGAAACAAGCCCATATATGCATAATTATTTGAAATAAAATAATAGCATTGCTCAAGTTCAGGATTGGATCTAACAAGCTTTAGAAATATCTGATTCGACTCTTGATATTCACCAGATTCAGATAATGTTATTGCTAGTTGGCATAAAATAAATGGCTCCTTCTCGCTTTGTGCCGCTCTTCGAAAATATTTAATTGCATCTTGCAATTTTTGCCCTTTATAAGCCCTCATCCCTTTTTTATAAAAGAAGTCCGCTAACTGATTAAAAGAGATAACTTGTCCGCTCTCCTTATATATTCTTTGATTTTTCCCCATATATCCTCCAGTTTTTTGTTTTCTTCGTTCACACATTCTTCTATCTATAAGTATAAACGATTCCGTAAAAAACAAAACAGTATATTGTAATCAATTATTTCCTTTTTATTCATAAAAAGAGAAGGGAAATGTTACATTTTTAACATCAACCTTCTCTAGTGGCCATTTCCTCTTTCGTATAAATAATACGCATCGGATTTCCACCTACGAAAGCGCCGCCTGGTACATCTCTATGGACAAGTGTGCCTGCAGAAACGATAGCACCATCTCCAATTGTCACACCTGGTAAAATTGTCGTATTCGCTCCAATCATAACTTCATTCCCTATGACGATTTCTCCGAGTCGATACTCACGAATTAAATATTCATGCGCTAAAAGCGTTGTATTATAGCCGATAATTGAATTGTCTCCCACAGTAATCTTTTCTGGAAACATAATATCTGGCATTACCATAAGTGCAAACGACGTTTTCTTTCCTACTTCCATCCGTAAAAACGTGCGGTATAACCAATTCTTCACGGATAAAAATGGCGTGTAACGTGCGATTTGGATGATAATAAAGTTTTTCATTACCTTCCAAAAAGAAACTGTTTTATACACATTCCACAATGAATTTTCTCCTGAAACAGGATAGCGCGTTGTCCGTCGCACTGAACTCTCTCCTCTACTTATACAAAGTGACA
This Bacillus mycoides DNA region includes the following protein-coding sequences:
- a CDS encoding acyltransferase, which produces MRRTTRYPVSGENSLWNVYKTVSFWKVMKNFIIIQIARYTPFLSVKNWLYRTFLRMEVGKKTSFALMVMPDIMFPEKITVGDNSIIGYNTTLLAHEYLIREYRLGEIVIGNEVMIGANTTILPGVTIGDGAIVSAGTLVHRDVPGGAFVGGNPMRIIYTKEEMATREG